Genomic segment of Deltaproteobacteria bacterium:
TCCATGGAGTCGAGGAGGGATTGCAGCCGTACCGCCTCTTTTCCTCCCTTGATGGATTGGACCTTACCGTTTTCGACTTCGATCAATACGGGGTCTTCCACCAGGCCGAAGCCGGAAAAACTGGCGTCTATCACCAGCCTTCCCTCTGTCTTCTCCTCGATCGGTGCAATATAGACCTCGAGGTCTGGAATGCCGATCATCTGTCCGGGCTCATGGCATATTCCCGAGCACGTCGCCGCCTTGCGTTCGGCAATATCCAACCGGACGTCGGTACCTGCCGGTGCCCTGACGTGTGCGCGGCCGGCGGCATCGAACCTCCGCGCAACGAGATCGACGAGTGGTTTGAGTGCCGTGAAGTCCGCTTCGATTGCTCCGGATGTCAGGGTCTGCTCCGTACACTCCGTCAAAGCCAGGCATCTTGCCCCGGCTTTCAGAGCCTCTGCCAGTGCCGAGGAGTGGCCCAGTGTTCGCGTGGTCGCGGCCAGGATAACATCGGCTTCTTTCATGGCAGCGGCCACGATCCTGCCCGGTTCCTGTCCGGGCAGTTTCAGGGGGGATGTCACCATCACCGTCACGTTACCGTCGACTGCACCGGCCGCGGCGGCCAGTGCCTCGGCCACGGAAGAGGGCCTGCCGTTGTCCGTAATGATGAGAACATTCTCCCCTTGTTTGACACCTGCACAGGTCTCAACGATCTTCTTGGCGCCTTTTGCCAGTTCCATCCGATACATTTTCTGTTCGCTCTCCAAAATTTGTAGCGGAAAGGGATACGATGACGATGAGGGGTAAATGAAATCCGGTGCCACGCCCTGGTGCGTGGCCTCTATCCGTTGAGTCCCAGCCTTTGGTGGCGGTCCGGCCGATCCTGGTAGAGGGCTGTAACTCGCTTTGTGACGGAGGGAGTCTAGCAGAGGAGCCGCTTATGTGTCAAGGAAAAAGCCGCGGGAATATACCGACTTTTCGAGAAGACCGTCATACCGTCAGAAGGGCAAACGACGGGAATTTCAAGACCTTATGAGGATCCCTGACCGAAGACCCGGGTAGCTCTGCCCGGTGTCGTGTTGACATGCCGAAGACCATGGGATAGCATTGCAGCGTATTGACTGGCGCGGATTCTCCATATTGCTCCAGGGATATTCGAGGTGTCCATGATGCGGGTGGTCAGAGATCCCAAAGCGTGCTACGGGTGCCGGGCCTGCGAGATCGCATGTTCTTTTCATCATCGGGGCGTGTTTTCTCCGGGAGGAGGTTCAATCACTGTTTCCAAAGACGGTCGAGTCGGACTCATCCACTGGCGTTTGGACTCGACCTGTGATCACTGTGAGGGAGAGGATCAACCTCTCTGTGTGCGCTTCTGTGCTTACCAAGCACTGCGGATGGTTCCAACAGGGGAGGAGCAGATTGCCGATAGGAGACATTAAAGGGGGTTTGGCAGGAAGCATCTTGAGGGTGGATCTCGGCCGAGGGAAGGTATGGACCGAGGAAACGGAGGCCTATGCCCGGAAATTCGTGGGGGGCAGGGCGATCAACTCGCTCATCCTGCTCAACGAGCTCGACCGGGCGACCAAGTGGTCCGATCCCGAAAACCTGTTGATCTTCGGTGTGGGGGCCCTGGTCGGCACGCTCGCGCCGGGGGCGTGCCGTATGTCGATCGAGACCAAGAACGTCTTCAACAACGGCAAGGGGTCGGCCAACGTGGGGGGGCATTTCGGCGCGGAGCTCAAATACGCCGGCTTTGATCATGTGGTGATAACGGGGAAGTCGGACAGGCCGGTCTACCTGTGGATTCACAACGGCAAGGCAGAACTCAGGGATGCCGCATCGATCTGGGGAAAGACGACCTTTGAAACAGAAGAGATCCTGGAAAGGCAACACGCGCCTCTCCGCATCAGGGTGGCCTCGATCGGACCGGCCGGCGAGAACAGGGTCAGGGGTTCAGGGGTTGTCTGCGACCGGGCCAAGGCGGCCGGGGGGTCGGGTGTCGGCTGCGTGATGGGAGACAAGAGGTTGAAGGCGGTGGTCGCGTGCGGCCAGGGTGGATCAATCAAGTTGGCTGATCCGGAGGGGTTTTTCAGGGCCGTGGATCTGGCCATCGACAAGGTCAAGCGATCCCCCCTGTCCCAGATGATGAAGACCGAGACACTTGCGGGCCGGTGGAGCGACCCGGATTCGGGCAACTGGGATTTTCTCGTGAGCGCCCGCAACGGCCAAGACGATTTCTGGGAGAGGGAGAAAAGGATCAGGTTCGCGGATCGGGAAACGGGGTTTCCCAAGAACAGAAAGAGGGTTACGGCCTGCTTCATGTGTCCGGTCGGGTGCATGCCTTTCTCCGAGATAGACGAGGGAAGATACAGGGGAACCAGAGGGGAGGGGTTTTGGAGCAACACCGTCATGGACGCGGTGAGGCTCGACATAACCGATCCGGATGGGATGACAAAGGCGTGGATCCTGGCAAACGAATTGGGCCTGGATACCGATTTTGCGACCAACGTGGCCTCATGGGCTTTTGAGTGTTATGAAAGGGGGCTCCTCACCAGGGAAGACACCGGCGGCCTAAGGCTCGAATGGGGAAACGTCGAGGCTTTCATCGAGCTCCTGAAAAGGCTGGCCCACCGGCAGGGGATCGGGGATTTCCTGGCCCATGGGGTGAAGGAGGCATCCCGGAAGCTCGGCAGGGGGTCCGAGGCCTTTGCGATTCACATGAAAGGGCAGGATTCGATAGAGCCATTCAGGGTCCCCAAGGGTTGGGCCCTCGGGGTGGCGACCTCCCCTGTTGCCGGGCGACATCTGCGGGGCACCTCCATCGGAGGGGAGAGATTCGGCCCCAAGGACGCGTCGTTCCCCGCCCACACCTACGCTGATCAGCCCAAGTACGTGGTTTGGCAGTCACTGACAAAGGAAATGGAAGACATGGTGGGTATCTGTGTCTACGTGGGCACCTGGTCGGGGGCATACGCCCTCGAGCCCTCGGACTACGTGGCTCTGGCCGACTCGGCCATGGGAATCGATCTGACAGAGGAAGAGTTTTTTGCCGTCGCCCGCCGGTCATACAACCTGGAAAAGGCATTCAATACCCTTCACACGGATTTCGACCGAAAGGACGACTACCCTCCTGCAAGGTTCATGAAAGAGCCGGTCAAGAGGGGACCGTACGCCGGGTTTCGGTGTGAAAAGGAGAACTGGGACAGGTTGCTGGATGAGTTTTACGGCCTGCAAGGCTGGGATATCGAGACCGGCTTGCAGACCCGGTCCTCTCTGTCAAAACTCGGCATGGAGGATGTGGCCCAAAAGCTCGAAAGAGCAGGAAGACTCCTCGACAAATAAAAAAACAAGGGGTCAAGTCTCGATTTGAGTCTTAGTATGAACTATTTAATAACTACAAGTACTTAGGTTCGTTCTGTACGGCGTATCTTTCTTTCCTCTTTTGATTTTCGATACCTTTTTGATTCCCTTTCCGTTTTTTCCTTTCCAGGGCCAGACATGTTATCATGAGAGACGGCGGTGAGCCTGCCGGGGAGGGGGGAAAGGCAGACGGGCCGCCGTGGAGAGTGGGAGGGGCGGGGCAGGGCAGGCGGGGCAACCCCCGGGAAGGGAGGACAGATCTTGGCCGTCGGAATATCGAGCTATGCGTACAGGTGGGCGGTCGAGCTTGCCGGTCTCGATGCTTTTGGGCTGCTCGAGCGCTCGCAAGAGGCAGGGGCCGAGGTCGTACAGATCTGCGACAATCTTCCCCTCGACGGTTTGCCGGGCAAAATGCTAGATGCCCTTGCCGGAAAGGCCGGGGAACTC
This window contains:
- a CDS encoding aminopeptidase, producing the protein MYRMELAKGAKKIVETCAGVKQGENVLIITDNGRPSSVAEALAAAAGAVDGNVTVMVTSPLKLPGQEPGRIVAAAMKEADVILAATTRTLGHSSALAEALKAGARCLALTECTEQTLTSGAIEADFTALKPLVDLVARRFDAAGRAHVRAPAGTDVRLDIAERKAATCSGICHEPGQMIGIPDLEVYIAPIEEKTEGRLVIDASFSGFGLVEDPVLIEVENGKVQSIKGGKEAVRLQSLLDSMDDPACRVIAELAVGLNPKGAVRGNIIEDEGVYGTGHFALGNNIGFGGTNRAPIHFDMVYWKPTIELDGEIFMEEGRLVDLDSRFYRLLEN